CTTATGGTGTAATTATACATGCCCAGTAGTTCTTTGAACTAGACTTTTCTGTGGATTATCATTTTAATGTGGCCCTGTTACCTACAGGAAATGAcaacagctgatttatttacttcatgACTTGTGTTGAGATTTTAGTCTACATGTAGATGTCTGGTATACAGTTCCTAATTGTCTGATTTCTGCCACTAGACTCTGGCCGgcatcaccaccaccacagaATGTAATATACTAATCTCAGTTTAGGTTTGAGGTATTTAAATtgaccaaatatttaaaaagttaccCTAAAGGGTCGCCCTGCTCTGGTCTGGCTGGTAAAccttattaaaatgtttttaggtAGGTGGGAGCAGGCTGACAGAGGCCAACATCAGCAATTCCAGTTTAGCGAAACCACAGTCAATCAGTAATTCCATGTGGGTGAATACCAATTGTATATTATTTTCACCAGCCACATTATGCATAAATACACCACTTGAGTAATGCAATAAGCACGTAGAGGGTCTGCGAAAATACCTGGCTGTTTGTGAGCAATTGTATGATGGAGTTAAGTGGAACCAGCTGTCGGGGGTTTTATATGGTAGAAAGGCTGGGATCACAACAGCTTCCTtcttcaagtttgttttttttcctgtgtttctggtttgtatttgtaaaacttaggtgtcagatttgattttaaacaggATATCCTTATTCTGTATATGCTTGATGTGTGTCCTTGTGAACACCAGATTTGTTTGCCTACATCAGCCTGGGATGCCAAtattagtttgattttaaaccCATTACTCAACTCTTTATTGTGCTGTTCCAAAAGTTTTAACTTGTACAGTATGAACTCTCCAGGGTGCCaggcttgtttttcttctgtgttaaTGCATTAAGTATTTTTTAGGaatacttattttaaaacaagtatgACATTCTTTCTCATGTTGCCAGCATTGACACTAGTTGCACAGTTGTGTTGCATTTACGTGCTGGTGAAAGCAATTATAAAACAGatctcaaacacattttatctttGCACGCCAGACAGACACAAGTTAATGCTCAAGGAAGTTGTCCAAAATCCAGCTTACTGCGGTGTGGACACTACGTGCGTGCTGCTGTTTGATGCGTGTGAAAGTAGGTGTTTGGTTGTGAAGGTGTTGCTAACTGGCAGAGCTTTAATCGGTATTCTGGTTGGCACTCCTTGCCCCGAAGAAGCTGTCTGTGCCTTTATTCTCCTTGTATAAAAGAAAGCCAAGTCAGATTCTTAAGATGCAAAAAGATATCCTAGAGACGTGCATTTGTATATAaagtgtatgcatgtgtgtgtgcaggcaggGATTTAATAAGGCTTTTCAAACAAGGACTTCTTGTGGGCCATTTTGAGCATTTGAAATGTGATGAGACCAAATGCAGCCCTGATGCCTTGCAGTGAACGTCTCCACTGCCAGACAGACCTTTTCTAAAGCAACCTTAAGATCCCTAGCCAGCACCTCATTGTTTAGCTAAGGCCTTTGGTGTTCTGGCATAACTATACACTCACACAATGAAAGGCCTGATGACAAAGAGGTGTCCAGAGGTAGCATCTGCCGCTGTAGGAGCACATGAAGAATAAGCCTTTGGTAAAAAGATTCAAAGGCGCAGGAGGCGAGGTTCACATAGCAAATGTTGGgaaattttattcagtttaaaatgttaggTAATGTAGAAACCAaagaagtttataaaaaaatgtaaataatgcaACTTCCCCCAGTTTGAtgaatgtaataaataaaatttataagCTCTGACTGGCATAAGGGTATCACCATTTTGAGGTTTATTAAGCTCTGCCCAACATTACGTGGTTGTGGCTTACTaaattcctgttttattaaCCAGTGTCACACCGGTCCAAATTGTACAAAGCAACTTTATTAAAAGTGCATGAGCATCACAAGCAGACTCATGTTAAAGATTATGTATCTGCTAACTTAAGTCAAgtagttcaaaacaaaaagaaaaaaaaaatctaagaaattattttatcaCATCAGGCAAGATGtacctaaataataaaaataaaaaaggcctggcattccttgaaggaatgcatatcacccaccacctttcatgccagagtttcagactaaaaccataaaatgttgagcagttttgatcaaaccttgaaaataatgtgatgTACAATCTTGTGATATTGCGAGAAAACACACTCAGTCTtgtgcatgactctcagcttccaccacatcaaattttagctcactatctgtaaaattgaccaagttatatttttgtgttggctaatgtggattagctgtggcagccatcttgaattgggttgactttaaaagctaataagttgtaaatgtacattcaataattactttctgggagtttcattaaaatatctcTTGTAATCAATGAGACATTTTTGTAACAGATAGACACACAAACCTTAtcatccacctttgcctttcggtagcaggtgataaaaagttTTCACAATAACCAGTCAGTTACTGCATTCCTTAAATTAGAACACAAGGCAGATTCCATCATACATCTTTATTTAGGTATACTTTATGTACAATAATAACTTATATATACAGTTACATTTTGGTTCTGTGATGAGTTTGTATTTCTACAAGTTGTGTTATAGTGTTTGTGCTACTGAggtaagtaatttatttatgtatggctTCTGTATTTTATCATACCAGCATAATATATATTAGTCAAACTTTTTCTATTTGTGAAGGTTTGGTCcatttcatttcagttcaacagaattattttcaCAATATTCATATAAAACATGGAAAAGTAATTTCAAACTGTAACTGAATCGTTAACATAGGTGTTCTGAGAGGGCAATATATTTATGAGGAAGCTTtagattaaacacaaaaaggaattACTGATACATACTTGGTAACCAAGTATGTGAATTAATTTAAGGCACAGGAGTCCCGCCCCAGATTGCAATGGaagacatgacaaaaaaaaagtgtcaggaaagaaaaactttgtGCAGAGCAGACCTGGGAAATTATGCAGGCAACATTAGGCATCAGATTAAGATCAGTCCTGTTTCCAAGTAGTGAAATCAAAGCAACTCTTGACATTGCTTGGAATTCTGAGAATTTTGTCGAGTTGTGATGGATAATTGCTGCAGAAATTAGCAGACTTGACCTACAGTGAATATTAATAGTTACAGTGAACGTCAACAAGACACTCCTCATGATGTTTAGCTTGATGCTTATCAGAGGAACAGTTTCTGAATCTTGTGCACACACCTAAccagcttcagctgcttctcagaaCTCACACAACCGCATATTGTTCTCATTTAGTCTATTGGTCCCATAGGGGTGAGGGGAACTAAAATCCTGCCTGAGCATGACTAAGCCAACcacaaaacctgaaaaagaGCAGACGTTATAGGTCAAATACGGCACTACCTCCACCACAACGGCAGTATTCTTGCACCATTCACAGTGCAGGAACCCTGGGGCCAGTTAGTCATTCATCTGCCCTGGCATCGATCTGTTTTGATGCAGGGGATTTTTATAGCTTTTCTACTGGTCTTTCAGTGGTTAAGTGGCCCTAAATGCTTAATTAGGTGCTGGAAATCACAGGCACTTTGCACCCGCTCTGTAAACCACAACACTTCAGCCTATTAGGGCCATAGGGAGCCACATGCCAAATAATTAGGGATGGCGGCAGCACTGGACCACAAGATTGGGGTATAAGGGGAGTTACTGGCAGAGTTATGGGGCGAGGTGGTCACAGACTGGGTCACTGCTGAGGAGGTAGCTGTAGTTGAAGAATACCTGAATTTGTGTGTTAAAGTTGTCGACAGTGGATTGAGGGGATCTGGTCTCAGGCAGAACACTCTGTTCATCCAGTATTTGGCACAAACATTTGAATGCGAAGCACCTAAGCTGaatctgtgtgttttggagtttctttttgtgtttttcttcttatgtGAGGTGGGTCGTTGAACTTTTACATTCACTGCATCTGTGTGCCATCAGTCTGCCTAACACACCTAATATTTATCAGTCAATGCCTAAATCTACGgtgctgttttaatgtaaacacGATTGCAGAGTAAAGTCAAAATTTACAGAATGCAATCCTTGCAGTGCCCTACAAATGAAAATAATCTATTCTTGTCTCTTTGTGAATGTTATTTGGTGAAATTAGGATTCAGCAAAAGATGGGGGAGTGTCGACATATACCCAAAGCTCACAGGCGTTTTTACGAGATGAAAGCTGAGCTGAATGATGTTTTTAGCATTTCCATCTGGCCATGATGATTGGATTCTAAGTAGGGAGCTTATATCTGCTGGCTTCCCTGTGTGATGACAGCCCAGTCAAAGGAGCAGTTATGAATGTTAACTAATGCTGCGTCAAAGCAGGTCCCTTTCTTTGTACAGACACAAGTGTCTGTTTGATGAACTGCAGGAGATCTGAGTTCCATTTCTCCTTCATGGAGAGTCAACCTAAGGCCTGATCCTAATGCCCACAACTGGTTACAGGTCCTTCAAAATAGAGCTACAATAAATGTGAAAGAGGTTtgttaaaaatgctaaaacaaaatttaaatttaagcttaaaaaacaaaaaaaaagaaatgttaagaTGCGTCCAGCGCAAAGGccttccagcttttttttttttatacaattcTATGGcatttgaagaagaaaacatgCTAATAAAAAGTCTGATAATTATATTCTCACAGACAAGAAGCTGAAATTGTAAACTTATTGAAATATGTTGTCACTTTTGATAAAGGAAGCACTGATTGAATTGTTTTTCATCATCTTTAAACATTGCAGCACTTGGAAAAACTTTCAGACTGTTAGCTTTTGACAGATAAAGGACCGTGGACAGAAAGCCCACTGACATTCTTCATGTGAGGGGGGTAATGTGTACACTCCATATGCACAGTTACCATTGTCAGAACAACATCTGTCCTTACATATACGTGTACTGGAAAACTTCCAAGTCTTTTGAGTCTCTGCTCCACCCAATATTCAGACGCTGGCGCAGCGCTGGGATGGAGATGTGCATGGGGAGGGACAGACTAACTGGCTGTGAAAACTGTTGATGCTCTGCCGTCCAGCCACCGCTGCCACCTCGCCGCTTCCCAGCACATCGGCGCAGAGCGACTCCACGGCGTCCAGCCTCTCGATCTGCACCAGGCGCGTGAGGAGGTCAGGGATGCTGTAACCGGCTGTGCTCACTCTCTCAAAGAGCTGAAGACCGTCACTCATGCCTCCGATCTCGTCGCGCTTCAGACCGAAGCTCTCTGCCAGGTGTCTCCACGTCTTGACCACGGCCGCCTCGCTGCTGTAGGAGGAGCTCAGCATGCGGCTTGCTTTCTCCAGGCAGTCAAAGGGAAGCTCTGTGGGGCTCAGGCCTGGAATGGTTGCAGGAATGTAggaattaaaaggttttatttcatcaATTGTTAACTTTTGTCAAAGTGTATATTGTATTAACACTTACCTTCAGTCACATTGCAGGCTCTAGCATAAAGATCTAATATCTTTTTCCTCCGACTCTGTAGCATCTGtgtagagggaaaaaaatatgcaattttcaACTGATGCTGATTTGTggattgttttatatttattttctgcacagtaatatttaaaaaacttcaGCTTAGCTTCCTACCCCCAgggctttgttgttgttgatccCATTCACACCGCTGATGTGGTTGCTAGAGGACATGTGGTTGATGCCATTCATGTGGTTGGGACTTGGAAAGCCATTGGCATGGCTGGCCACTACAGCAGAGGTGCCGTTGCATGTGCGACTGCGGTCCAAGAGTCCCAGAGAGAGCAGGGAGAGGTCGGGTTTGTTCCCCAGGTCGACAAGGCACGGGCTGGGGTTGGTGTTTGTGGTCTCTGTTGAACCTTGTTTATCCGATGTCGGCTCCTCGTCGCTGTCAATGCTGCGGCTCAGCAGCTGCTCGTTCTCTGACGACGCGTCGTTTTCACTGCACAAACCCACACATAAATATTCATGGAGGTGAGTTTATCAGATTGTATTctgaaaaaactacaaataataCTGTGATTATTATAGCTCGCTCATTTTGCCAAGATATTTGTTAGCTGCAGTTTCTCAAATTACACACAGCTTCTATACAACACAATTATGGCGCTTCTAACAGTATACAGTGCAGTAATTAGCCTTACTGCTAGTGGAGCAGATCAATAGACAAAGCTCCTGCCAGCAGTTTGTTAGACAACAGCCATCTATATATCACACTAATTAAAACTCTGTCTTGTTTGTTAAAGCTGTACAAAAACTTTGGATTGTTTTACAGGATGTCAAGCAACTTGGATAGATGCAGTGGCTCTGCGGTTatagtttattcattttgtttcctctAGACAAAGCTggcagttttaacatttttacccTTTATGGTAAATGACAGgctgaaaattttaattttttttgtacagacCTAACAACTAACTCACTGCACAACATGCCAGGCCAGACTGGGGTAAGATTGTGCTGTATTAATGTTTAGCTACAAGTGCCAAATAATTTAGCATATACCCAAAATGTTACTTTTCACAGATTTTGATGCTGTACTCAGGTGCACAAGCAACAGTTATTGTTCTTGTAATCAGTACAACCCTGCAGCGTTGGCCTTAGTACTGTTACACTATTTATGTAACTGGAGGAAGCTAATATacaaagactgtttttttcaaaaacaaactggagaaatatgctGTTTTGTTGCCAAGTCTGCTGATGTTCCAGCAGTCCCTACGACAGACCGAAACAACCCAGCTTTGTACAACATGATACTATGTGTTATAATTTTACCACCCATTCTTGTCTTCCCCTCTCTGTCTGCTTTGGATTTTCTTGTAAAAGCACCTTGTTGACAAAGATGTTTCTATGTCCcacgctttttttttctccaaacataaGCCTGCTCACAAAATGTCATTGTTTCCCTAGACATCTTACACCTACACTGGCAACTAATGCAGTGAGTTAGGACATCTTCTGGCATGCATCTTTGCCACACTTTTGACTGTTATTGATGctaaggagtgtgtgtgtgtttggataaGCATTACTGAGTGTGTGCTTGTCTCAtctaatctttttatttttatttacatcccTTTTATAAATTCTAAAATTATACCAAACAAATCATGTACAGTGCAATGAAAGTATAATTTAAGCAtagggaatttttttttgtatgtttatgtgctgcatgttttcaaatgtttccTAACTATCGTTTGAAGACTCACTCAAAGCAGCATTGTCCTTACATGAGGGATGAGGTGTATGCAGAAGGAAAAGTGAGAAAACCATCATTCTTTTGTTGCCTGCTGGCCAGGCTTTCACTTGGCGGTGGTTTTATGTGAAGCTTGGAATAAATACCCCCATCCACCCTGATAACTACCCGCCCTGTCCCTCTGTCTGGATGTTTAGGCTCCAGGGCTCAAATGTGCTTCCTTACCTCATAGCCCGTCCAAACCCACCTCTCTGCCTGCTCCAAAGCCACATAATGGGCTATTTGCTTTATTactacatttagaaaaaaaaaagtcaactgaTATCATTTAACCACACACATAGAGTGTATGcgtggaaacacaaaaaaatggccaGAGGCAGCGATACTGCAATGGCTTGTTCTGTGGTGATTTAATTATGGGCAGATTGTGAGAAAATTATAAAGGATAATGTTGTGTGGAGTCTTTGTGAGACATGATTCCAACCCATTCACAATACTCAGAGTTAATAAATGCAGCATTAGCCATTACAGTTTatgattcttttttgtttgttctttacgATGTGAAAAGGgtgaaagtttaataaaacttctaTTTAAACAGTAACATCTGAGGACATCGCAGTGGGCTGCCAAAACAGCCATGTTCAGTGTTCAGAACTGACCTGCTACACATGGTTTATACAGAGTCTTGTGAAGGTTCTGCAGGAAAACTATTTTGAACTCGCAGGCACTCTAAGACACAACTTGGCAGGTAATTGCATGAATCATGTGTCACAGTTTATATCACTAAAACTTCATCAAAGccaatcaaaaataaatgatgaggttgtaaaacatgaaacatggtTACTGCATGTCTCAGAAATGCTTTTATCTATCAACTTGGTATATCTGGTACCACAACAAATTTGGTCAAATCACTATATGatggttttgtttgtaaattcagATGTCAAAGATTCGAGGACTATTGcttctttaattgggttgagaAAACTCACTAATTAAATATGTTGAGTGGTtagtaaacagaaacaaagttctTAATCATGTGTCAAACTTCAAAATTTCAAAGCTTcacatatcttttttttttaaacctcactGTTAACCTCCATGTACACATCTTCTGGTAAACAGGATATTAAAGGAGCATTATCTTCCATTAGGAGTCTTGTTTCatcttattttaatgttgtttgtaCTCCTGGTTTTTCAGTGCAAAGCTACAAACATGCAGGCTGCATGTCTGTTCCTATAACGTGGTTGTTTGCTGTGTGCAGCAACAATCTTTAAGCTGAGAATCTTTATagctttcattatttttattagacATAATTGCTGTAGTCCAGCTAAATTTGAGGCTTCTCTCaccttttcactgttttttgaGGAGGAGCTTTCAGTTTGTCGTACTCGTCTTTCTCCGAGAATATCACCACATTGTCTGtaagataaacaaataaaaaacaaaacacaggttTAAAGATATGCCTCACTAattcaaaatacaacaaaaaactggAGTATCACTaatcacaaaatataaaatattgtgaaaCTGCAGAACTGTAAGCAATGTGATCATAAGAAGAATTGATGAGAGAGTAACATAGATgatttttcttcattgtttATGATTCTCTTTAGTCTTAAATGCTACTCCCAATGAAACATGTCAAATATAGTTTTAGTTATTGGTGAATGTATATGCATTGTGAAAgaaataagacaataaaatatactaaaatttctcacacacaaataaaaacaaaagtttttcaAATTGTCAATTACTTTGTGTCAGAATATGTGCATAGTAAATTGAAAATTAACGATAAATGTTGCTCTTGAATATTTTatcactaaacaaaaataagtttcatCTTAAATTATAAATCTATACTTGCATGACTTGCAACACAAAGAAGACTAGTTTcttgaagctaaaatgtttgAACTGAAGTTGGAttagtgtttaaaatgattatcCTGAGTAGGATGTGAAATTACACTGACATCATGGCTACTGATAGGAATAGACAGCCTAACGAGTGAACTCCTGAAAGAAACAAAtggtgtgtgagtgtatgtggaTGAGTGTGTGTTAGGTTGAGGTAAAGTGCCTGCTTCTTTCATCTCACAGCTTTATTATTGTCAGTGTCTACATGAGTGACAGCTAGCTCCGGTAGAGCTCCAAGCAATGGGCTGTTCTCTCACGTACACACACCAGTCATTCAaatgcattcacacacacacacatgcagcctTTTATGATAATACAATGTTAACTAACAATGCAGACATTTAGTCTTTAAATTCCTCTAAACACGctatgatgctttttttttcagctattccacttttaatttataatgtGTCTGTAGCTGCACTAATTAGCATGGATATGTTCCTGTTCTCATTCACGGCACATGTGAGTGTTTAGTCAGTCAGTCTGGGAGTAAAATTGAACAGAGCATCATTGTGAGGAGAAATGGCGCCTAAAGCAACATATGGCTTCAGCTTTGGAAACTTCACATTCCATCACGATACACTCATCACTCTGCGTTTCTGTCAGCctacagtacacacacacacacacaaacgtgcTTTtgtacacacatttatttacatacacTATACTACAAATGACCAATTTGCACATCCAATACAAAACGGTGTTAACATTTTAATGTGTCTCAGTCAGATCAGATGAGGCAATGTTCATTCAGTCCAGTGGTTAACAGTCAGCACTGCAGTGGCTGTAGGGCATATCTTTTGCCACATAATTCACACTGCTCTAAAAGAATCTGCTCCGATAAAGAAgaaatattgacaaaaaaaaaagaagaaaggtcactgtgaattgactccaaaaacatGTACAGACCTTAGctgaaaaaaacccagaaaagtTATTATCAGCTTAGAGAACTACAGGAAAGTTTTGGATTATGGATGTCAGACTGTACACAAGATGAAAGAAATCAACCTGCCATTAGATTACctgaataaaagttttaaagtattttgatGAAGGAATTGGTGAAAATTACATACTTAGGTAAAAATTGCTGGGTGGCATCTGTTCAAGCTTCAGTTTATTGTTACACACACTGTTGCTGTGaatatttagatttgtttttttcatactCAAAGTTAAAAGTGGGAAGGAAGCTAATTATAGTTTGTCTTGTTCTTGTTTagctttgtgtgtctttgtagtGCATTTTTTCGAGTGGGATTTGACCTCAGCTGCTGTTTAGAGTGCATCACATTTTGGAGTGTAAATTTTGTGGGCTCAGCTTtcaaaactgcatcatttgagACGAGTTATTGGAAACACTGTAATGACCAgttgtcatgtttatttttgctgatttgagagatgtaaaaaaatcaaacggATGTTAAGTACAGAAACAATCTTTGATGTTCTAAATTAATTCCCTgtatattcatgtttttttgagCTTCAgttattcaaagtttaaaaaaaatctcttaaattacctttatagttattttttttaattagaaagaATTTGAAGTATGTGCTTTGGAAGATCATAACAAAGCAACTACTCAGAGCTGAACCTTCATCACCTCCTGGTGCTTTTAATTTGCTGATGATTTTtatcacactctcacacacgcacacaaacaaaaataatgttttcaatTATCAGTGAAACATCAATTAACCCATCCATGTTCTGGATTGTGGAGGTaacaggttcaggagggaaaTCCAGACAACCCTCTCcacagtgacactctccagctcctcctggaggctCCTAAGGTGGACATGATATATAATCCCTCAAGCAGGTTATGGGTCTACTCTGGCATCTCCTTCCAGTGGGGAGTCTGGAAAATCTCCAGAGGGAGGAGCCCAGGAGACATCTTAATCAGATGCGTGAACCACCtaagctgactcctttcaatatggaggagcagcagctctactccaagctccatATTGATAATaattatctctaaggctgagacCAACCGCTCGACAAAAAAGcccatttcagccgcttgtgtCTGGTATCTTGTTCTTTTGGGTGTGATTCACACCTCATGGTGATAGAtaagggttggaatgtagacgGATCAGTAAATtggagagctttgccttttggctcagcacCTAAACCATAACAAACCAGAGCAATGCCCTCATTGCTGCAGATGAGGCCCCGATTCATTgatccatctcccactccatcctaccatcactcaggactcccagatacttgaccTCCTCCATTTGGATCAGGGACTCAGCCCCAGTCTGGAGGGAGCAgtccacctttttccagttaggtttctgtttagttcagtgaaacattttttagaaaatatgtGTACATTCTCAGTATTGCAAAAGATGGCAGTCCTACAAAACCTGGATTTCTTTACTTGCATTATGAGGACATTTGGCAGTCACATGTTTCAATATGTAAACAGTTGTGAAACCACCTAGGGAGGAGAGTCAAAGTTGAAATGTGCATACTAGATAGGCCACAGCCGCTGTTTAATGTAGTTTATCCACAGTTTGAAGAGCTTTGATATGTTTGTGATCCATTTTACTTCCTTTCTGTTATCAAGAGGATATGTGTCAGTTTGACGTTATGAACTACACTGAGCTGAGCATAATGAGCAGGACAGAAGAATAGATCAGTAACTCATGTGACTTTATTGACACTATTAATGAGATTGTCCCAAAAATGACTTATAAACCTGGAATTCCCCACCGATCAGAAGTGAAGAAGC
This genomic stretch from Kryptolebias marmoratus isolate JLee-2015 linkage group LG6, ASM164957v2, whole genome shotgun sequence harbors:
- the edar gene encoding tumor necrosis factor receptor superfamily member EDAR, producing the protein MSKKRGQKKVDVLSLLLVCCVLAGAEYSSCGEYEFFNQTSNSCQACPQCQPGQEPHMNCGYGVKDEDFACVPCPQGKYSKGKYEICRRHKDCDALYKATVRVAGTPERDAECGPCLPGYYMLENKPRNLYGMVCHSCQNAPRNTKECMLPIKPIGKRPINPSSTTAFPNPSHKGSPDQSHLATALIIAMSTIFIMAMAIVLIIMFYILKAKPNGQACCTGQVVKAVEAQTNKQEDKKDIPDNVVIFSEKDEYDKLKAPPQKTVKSENDASSENEQLLSRSIDSDEEPTSDKQGSTETTNTNPSPCLVDLGNKPDLSLLSLGLLDRSRTCNGTSAVVASHANGFPSPNHMNGINHMSSSNHISGVNGINNNKALGMLQSRRKKILDLYARACNVTEGLSPTELPFDCLEKASRMLSSSYSSEAAVVKTWRHLAESFGLKRDEIGGMSDGLQLFERVSTAGYSIPDLLTRLVQIERLDAVESLCADVLGSGEVAAVAGRQSINSFHSQLVCPSPCTSPSQRCASV